The sequence below is a genomic window from bacterium.
GGGCAGGACCAGGACCGGCCCGCCGATCAACTGATCGCCGCCGCCCCAGCCACGCAGCACTTCCGAGGAAGCCTCCTCGCGGCGCATCTGCCGTTCGTGGATGAGGTTCATGATGAAGAGGGTGGGAATGAGCATCACCAGGGTCATGAACCCGATGAAGATGAGCTTGAGTAAGAGTGCGAAGCGACCTTTCATGGTTTTCTCCTTTGAGCCCAAGCTGCCGGCGCCGCTTGAAGGCCGTTTGAAGCCAACATGAAAAGTCGATGAAATTTAGAAGAAATACCCGAAAGTGAAGTGAACCCGGCCCCAATCGTCGCCCGGCTCGGGGTCGAGGATGAAGCCGACGTCAAGCCGGACCGGGCCGACCGGCGTGACGTAGCGGACGCCGGGACCGGCCGAGTGCCGCCAATTGAAGAGATTGATATCGCTCATGTTGTTGACGACGATGCCGGAGTCGACGAAGCCGACGACCTGGAAGCTGCCGAAGACCCGCATCTGCATCTCGAAATTGTGCACCAGCGAGAAGGTTCCGCCGGTCGGCAAGAGCGAGTCCTGGTCGAAGCCCCGGACCGTGTCGTCGCCGCCGAGGTAGAGCCGGTTATCGGCCGGGATGAAAGTGTCGCCGGGCAAGGGCCAGATTTTGGCGACCCGCAGCGCGTTGGCGAAGGTGATCTTGGTGAAAGGGCTCCACCAGATGCCGAAATTGCCCCGGGCCGTGACGTAGTTGCCGCCGATCTGGATGAACTGGTTGGTGGCGGTGACGCTGCCGTTCAAATAGTAGCCGCGCCGGGGATCGCCGTAGCTGTCGCGGCGGTCGTAGGTGACGCCCAAGGTTGTGGCCAGGCGGGTGTTGTCGTCGGCGCTTTCGCGGGGCCGCAGCTCCTCGACGATGGTCTTGCTCTCGTTGAAATCGACGAACTCGAAATTGATCGCGCCGTAAGCGCTCAAGTAAGGACCCAGATCCTTGAAGAGGGTCGAGAAAGCGCCGGTCTCGAAATTCTCGTAAAAGGGCAGGCGATTGAAGCCGGCATAGGTGCCGATCAAGAGCTGGAGCGAGGTGCCGAAAAGCCGGGGATCGATGTAGTTGATCTCGAAGCGGGAGATCTCCTGGCCGGCCTGGAGCTTGATGTTGCCGTTCTTGCCCGAGCCCCACATGTTGAGCTTGTTGAAGACGACCTTGCCGCTGAAGCCGAAGTCGGTGTTGTAGCCGGCTTCGAAATCGATGATCTTGCTCTTTTTCTCCTGGAGGCGGACGACGGCGTGGACCACCGGGTTCTTGTCGGTCAGCCCCAGGGTTTCGATCCCGACCGAGTCGAAGGCCCCGAGCCGCCGGAGATTGAGCTGGGATTGGAGGATTTTCTCGGTCGAGAATTCCGAGCCCTCCTTGAATCGCATGTTGCGGCGGAGGGTCTTCTCCTTGGTCAAGGCGTTGCCGACGAAGAGGACTCGGCCGATGGTGACGTGGACCCCGGGATCGACGTGAAGCTTGACGTCCCAATCGGCTCCTTCGAGCCGCTTCACGTCCTTGTCGATCTTGGCGTAGGGGTAGCCGTTGTTCGAGAGGACGATCAGCATGTACTGGGCGTCCTCGTCGAGCCGCGAAGGGCTGTAGGGCTCGCCGGGCCGGGAGAGCAGCTTGGGCCAAACGTCGGCCTTGAGCTTCTCGGGCATGCCGTCGATGGTCAGGTCCTTGACTTTGGAGCGGGCGCCTTCCTCCAAGTCGATGGTCAAAATCATCTTGTCGCCGACCGCATTGAAGCCGCGGTTCCAACCCAGGACCTTGGCATCGAGCCAGCCGAGCTTGGCGTAATAGTCGGTGATCAGCTTGAGGTCCTCTTGAAAGAGCGGGCCGAGATAGACGCCCTTGTCGCCGATGGCGTTTTCCTTGGTCCGCATCAGGTCCCGGAGTTTGCCGCTATCCATCTCGTTGTTTCCCTGGAACTGGATCGCCTTGATTCGGCGCTGGGGTCCCTCCAGGATGCGGAAAGTCACCCGGTAGTTTTCGTCGTCGAGTTTCTTGCGCTCGGCCTCGACCTTGACTTCGGCATAGCCCCGTTCCTGGTAGAACTTGACCAGCTTATTCCGGGAGATCTCGACCTCGAAATCGTCGAAGTCGCCGTCCTCGTAGATCGTGATCGCCTTGCGCAGCTCCTTGTCGAAGTAATGCTCGTTGCCCTCGAAGACGACGAAGACCCGCTTGCCCTGGCGGACCGCGACCTCGACGTCGACCTTGCGGGAGTCGTAATCATAGGATTCACCCTCCAGCCGCACCCGGGCCCGGACGTAGCCCTTCTTGCGGTAGAGGCCCTGGATCTTATCGAGGTCTTTCTTGATCTGGCGCGGCTTGTAGTGGCTGTAGGTGAAAATGATCGTCTTGATCCGCCGCTCGTCCAAGGCGGTGTTGCCTTCGACTTCGGTGTCTCGCAGCCGGTAGGTCTTGCCCTTGGCGATCTTCAGCTCGATCGTCACCTCGCGGTTTTTCTCGTCGTAGTCCTCGATCGCCAGCACGGTGGTGTCGAAATAGCCTTCCTGCTCGTAGATCCGGTCGAGCCGGTCGAGCTGCTCCGGCAGCTTGGCCTTGTCGTAGATTTGGCCGGGGATGAGGAAGAGGGTGCGGCGGACCCGGCTTTCGAGCAGCGGGTAGTTGCCCTTGAGCTTCACGTCCTTGATGACATAGCCCTCGGGCGTCTCGAAGGTGAGGTCGATGTTGTTGTCGTCGTACTCGACCAAGGCCTCGACCTTGACGAAGACGCCCCACTTGCGGAGGTTGTTGATGGCGTTCTCCAGCTTTTCCCGGGTCAGGACCTCGCCCGGATCGAGGCCCACGATGTCGTTGGCGACCTCCACGCTGTAGAAGTTCAGGCCGTCGAACTTGACCGAACGAATCGTCCCCATGATCGGATTGGGCTCTACGGGCATCGTCTCGGGCGGCGGGGCCGCCGGCACCGGCGGCAAGGGCGTCTTCCCCGGCTCGGCGTCTTGGGCCGGCAGCGGGCCGCCATGGCTGAAGAGGATCCCGGCCAGGGCCAAGCCGAGCAATTTGGGGCCTAGCTTCCTCAAAAGGTTCTCCAGCGCAGGGTGAAATCGAAATCGAAGGAGCCGTCGCTGAGCTGCGAGGCCTTGACCAGGGCGTTGTCGAGCAGGATGTACTCCATCTGGACGCCCTGCAGCGGCTCGTCGACGCCGAGGTCGGTCTTGAACTCCAGCATGAAGCGCTCGGTCAATTTTTTGCCGACGACTAGCGTCGTCACGCCTTGGCGATCGCGGCGCCGGGCGTTGTAATCCTCGTTGGATTCCAGCCGGAAGATGTCGAGCGAAGCTCGCTCGGCCAAGGGCCGCTGGAGGTAGCCGGCGATCTGGCCGGCGATCACCGAGCTGGCCAGGCTGGCGCTGCTGACCTGGCTGTCGCCGGGCGCGCCGCCGGTGAAGACCATCGAGAGGACGTCGCGCTTGGAGATGCCGGAGTCGCTGGTGAAGTTGAGCTGGAGGTTGTCGAGATAGCCGACGATGTTGGCGGTCACGTTGACGGTGGCGAAGTTGCGCAGCACCTCCTTGGTGGCCGTGATGTCGACGTA
It includes:
- the bamA gene encoding outer membrane protein assembly factor BamA — translated: MRKLGPKLLGLALAGILFSHGGPLPAQDAEPGKTPLPPVPAAPPPETMPVEPNPIMGTIRSVKFDGLNFYSVEVANDIVGLDPGEVLTREKLENAINNLRKWGVFVKVEALVEYDDNNIDLTFETPEGYVIKDVKLKGNYPLLESRVRRTLFLIPGQIYDKAKLPEQLDRLDRIYEQEGYFDTTVLAIEDYDEKNREVTIELKIAKGKTYRLRDTEVEGNTALDERRIKTIIFTYSHYKPRQIKKDLDKIQGLYRKKGYVRARVRLEGESYDYDSRKVDVEVAVRQGKRVFVVFEGNEHYFDKELRKAITIYEDGDFDDFEVEISRNKLVKFYQERGYAEVKVEAERKKLDDENYRVTFRILEGPQRRIKAIQFQGNNEMDSGKLRDLMRTKENAIGDKGVYLGPLFQEDLKLITDYYAKLGWLDAKVLGWNRGFNAVGDKMILTIDLEEGARSKVKDLTIDGMPEKLKADVWPKLLSRPGEPYSPSRLDEDAQYMLIVLSNNGYPYAKIDKDVKRLEGADWDVKLHVDPGVHVTIGRVLFVGNALTKEKTLRRNMRFKEGSEFSTEKILQSQLNLRRLGAFDSVGIETLGLTDKNPVVHAVVRLQEKKSKIIDFEAGYNTDFGFSGKVVFNKLNMWGSGKNGNIKLQAGQEISRFEINYIDPRLFGTSLQLLIGTYAGFNRLPFYENFETGAFSTLFKDLGPYLSAYGAINFEFVDFNESKTIVEELRPRESADDNTRLATTLGVTYDRRDSYGDPRRGYYLNGSVTATNQFIQIGGNYVTARGNFGIWWSPFTKITFANALRVAKIWPLPGDTFIPADNRLYLGGDDTVRGFDQDSLLPTGGTFSLVHNFEMQMRVFGSFQVVGFVDSGIVVNNMSDINLFNWRHSAGPGVRYVTPVGPVRLDVGFILDPEPGDDWGRVHFTFGYFF